A stretch of Desulfuromonas acetexigens DNA encodes these proteins:
- the cbiB gene encoding adenosylcobinamide-phosphate synthase CbiB, with protein sequence MDWLIPAAFALDLLLGDPHGMPHPVVLIGAIINRLEILLAGLFSNRRLAGTLLAALTLLVTAGLAWGLLRLAAEIHPLLGLAVGVWLAYTTLALRALHRLSREVVRFVEQKRLAEARRALSLIVGRETATLDEEGILRACIETVAENTSSAVVAPLFYLAVGGPVLALLHKAAGTLDAMVGYRDDRYRELGWASARLDDLFNLLPARLTGMLMALAAPFCGLGGCRAWRVMLRDARKHASPNAGFPEAAMAGALGVRLGGPAVYFGRRVEKPTLGDDARPVTVKDYYGALRLTYLTAFLALGLAVWLVYLAG encoded by the coding sequence ATGGACTGGCTGATTCCGGCGGCTTTCGCCCTTGACCTGCTGCTCGGCGATCCTCATGGTATGCCCCATCCGGTGGTGCTCATTGGCGCCATCATCAATCGCCTGGAAATCCTCCTCGCCGGCCTTTTCAGTAATCGTCGTCTGGCCGGAACGCTGCTGGCTGCTTTGACCCTGCTGGTGACGGCAGGGCTCGCCTGGGGCCTGTTGCGTTTGGCGGCGGAGATCCATCCCCTGCTCGGTCTGGCCGTCGGCGTCTGGCTGGCCTACACGACCCTGGCCCTGCGCGCCCTGCATCGGCTGAGCCGTGAGGTGGTTCGTTTTGTCGAGCAGAAGCGGCTGGCCGAGGCGCGGCGCGCCCTGTCGCTCATCGTTGGACGGGAAACCGCGACCCTCGACGAGGAAGGGATTCTGCGCGCCTGCATCGAAACGGTCGCGGAAAACACCTCGAGCGCCGTGGTCGCTCCGCTCTTCTATCTGGCCGTCGGCGGTCCGGTCCTGGCCCTGCTCCATAAGGCGGCGGGGACCCTCGATGCCATGGTCGGCTACCGCGACGACCGCTATCGCGAACTCGGCTGGGCCTCGGCCCGTCTCGACGATCTTTTCAACCTGCTTCCGGCCCGTCTGACCGGCATGCTCATGGCCCTGGCGGCACCTTTCTGCGGACTCGGAGGCTGCCGGGCCTGGCGCGTCATGCTCCGTGACGCCCGCAAGCACGCCAGCCCCAATGCCGGTTTTCCCGAGGCAGCCATGGCCGGCGCTCTCGGTGTGCGCCTCGGCGGCCCGGCTGTCTATTTCGGTCGGCGGGTCGAGAAGCCGACCCTGGGGGACGATGCCCGGCCGGTGACTGTCAAAGACTACTACGGCGCCCTGCGGCTGACCTATCTCACCGCCTTTCTGGCCCTTGGGCTGGCGGTCTGGCTGGTTTATCTCGCGGGATAA
- a CDS encoding sirohydrochlorin chelatase yields MKTAILLLGHGSRAAGANDTLSAIASLVKAETGAALVEVAFLPPHTPGIEAGIDRCVAQGAARILLSPYFLYAGAHVLQDLPEQIEQARMRHPGLEMILGKPLGVHPKLAEIVRERIDAALQMVGWSL; encoded by the coding sequence ATGAAGACCGCCATCCTCCTTTTGGGCCACGGTTCCCGGGCCGCCGGAGCCAACGACACCCTTTCTGCCATTGCCTCCCTGGTCAAAGCTGAAACGGGCGCCGCGCTTGTCGAAGTCGCTTTTCTTCCACCCCATACCCCCGGTATCGAGGCGGGGATCGACCGCTGCGTCGCGCAAGGGGCGGCGCGCATCCTGCTCTCGCCTTATTTTCTCTACGCCGGTGCCCATGTGCTCCAGGACCTCCCCGAGCAGATCGAGCAGGCGCGCATGCGCCATCCCGGGCTGGAGATGATTCTTGGGAAGCCGCTGGGCGTCCATCCCAAGCTGGCCGAGATCGTGCGCGAGCGCATCGACGCGGCGTTGCAGATGGTCGGCTGGAGCCTCTGA
- a CDS encoding PDDEXK nuclease domain-containing protein gives MKEKAANDPTGLSPSGENPEITPLVAELRGLIHSARHAVATRVNTLQVLTNFEIGRRIVEHEQQGAERAEYGKSLLKELSARLTEEFGTGFSLTNLKLMRQFFIEYQNRIGQALPDPFTFQKTGQTATDQLMGVGHIPEQAVISEKLLWKSPFTLSWTHYVLLLTVKNPDERSFYEIEAFQSDWSLRELKRQISSGLYERLALSRDKEGLRRLANEGQVIVKPEDLLKEPYVLEFLGLDEKSEYSESDLESAIIDRLEQFLLELGKGFLFEARQKRFTFDEDHFFVDLVFYNRLLRCYVLIDLKLDKLNHQDLGQMQMYVNYFDRQVKTPEENPTIGVLLCKRKKDAIVELTLPADANIHAREYQLYLPSKELLRQKLMDWAREEAQ, from the coding sequence GTGAAAGAAAAGGCCGCCAATGACCCAACGGGGCTTTCGCCTTCCGGGGAGAATCCGGAAATCACGCCCCTTGTCGCCGAACTGCGCGGACTTATCCACTCCGCCCGGCACGCCGTCGCGACCAGGGTCAACACCCTGCAGGTCTTGACCAATTTCGAGATCGGGCGGCGGATCGTTGAGCATGAGCAGCAGGGGGCGGAGCGGGCCGAATATGGGAAATCGCTGCTGAAAGAATTGTCGGCAAGATTGACTGAAGAGTTCGGGACCGGGTTTTCTTTGACCAACCTGAAATTGATGCGGCAGTTTTTCATCGAATACCAGAACCGAATTGGTCAGGCACTGCCTGACCCATTTACATTTCAAAAAACTGGTCAGACAGCGACTGACCAGTTGATGGGAGTTGGGCATATCCCTGAGCAGGCGGTGATTTCCGAAAAGCTTTTATGGAAATCGCCGTTTACTTTAAGTTGGACGCATTATGTATTGCTCCTCACGGTCAAGAATCCTGATGAGCGCAGTTTTTACGAAATCGAAGCTTTTCAGTCGGACTGGTCTTTACGTGAGTTGAAACGCCAGATCTCGTCCGGCCTTTATGAGCGACTCGCCCTCAGTCGAGACAAGGAAGGCCTTCGCCGCCTTGCCAACGAAGGGCAGGTCATCGTCAAGCCCGAGGATCTGCTCAAGGAACCTTATGTCCTCGAATTCCTCGGCCTCGACGAGAAGTCGGAGTATTCCGAGTCCGACCTGGAGAGTGCCATCATCGACCGACTCGAACAGTTTTTGCTTGAACTCGGCAAGGGGTTTCTTTTCGAGGCCCGGCAGAAGCGTTTTACTTTCGATGAAGATCATTTTTTCGTCGATCTCGTCTTCTACAACCGGTTGCTGCGCTGCTACGTGCTGATCGATCTCAAGCTTGACAAGCTCAACCACCAGGACCTGGGGCAGATGCAGATGTATGTGAATTATTTCGACCGGCAGGTGAAGACTCCCGAGGAAAATCCCACCATCGGCGTCCTTCTCTGCAAGCGAAAGAAAGACGCGATCGTCGAATTGACCCTTCCGGCCGACGCCAATATCCATGCTCGCGAGTATCAGCTTTATCTTCCTTCTAAAGAGTTGCTGCGCCAGAAGTTGATGGACTGGGCACGGGAGGAGGCACAATAG
- the cbiE gene encoding precorrin-6y C5,15-methyltransferase (decarboxylating) subunit CbiE — protein MNKIYVIGAGVEGHEGFSRRALELISQVSLLCGGERHLRLFPDFVGEKLEIDSNLSRLVERLLARKGPAVVLSSGDPLFFGIGRILLRNLNRDELEFVPNVSSVQYAFAKIKEPWDDAVFVSAQGRGLKGAVDRIVANDKAAVLTDEVNTPAAIAAELIERGRDGYTAWLCENLGGADERIRNLSLPELLRLSSSPLNVLILIKEYEGEGEEYVPTLGIPDEEFASLKKHITREEIRVVTLAKLKLRHDMCLWDVGAGSGSVSIEADHLLPNGRIFAMERNEQCLAFLKQNLNKFHTRHVTLVPGEAPDCFEDLPDPDRVFIGGSGGNLFRILEAVDTRLPAEGRIVINAITLETLTAATEFFENAGYQVEVTTINIARTRPLTEYKMFEAYNPVYIIVGEKG, from the coding sequence ATGAACAAGATTTACGTCATCGGCGCTGGTGTCGAAGGGCACGAGGGTTTCAGCCGCCGGGCCCTGGAACTGATCTCCCAGGTCTCCCTCCTCTGTGGCGGTGAGCGGCATCTGCGCCTCTTCCCCGATTTCGTCGGGGAAAAGCTGGAAATCGACAGCAATCTCTCGCGCCTGGTGGAGCGTCTCCTTGCCCGCAAGGGACCGGCGGTAGTCCTCTCTTCCGGTGACCCTCTTTTCTTCGGCATCGGTCGCATCCTGCTGCGCAATCTCAACCGCGACGAACTGGAATTTGTTCCCAACGTCAGCTCGGTCCAGTACGCCTTCGCCAAGATCAAGGAGCCCTGGGACGATGCGGTCTTCGTTTCGGCTCAAGGCCGGGGGCTCAAGGGGGCGGTGGATCGCATCGTCGCCAACGACAAGGCCGCGGTTCTCACCGATGAGGTCAATACCCCGGCGGCGATCGCCGCCGAACTGATCGAACGCGGCCGCGACGGCTACACTGCCTGGCTCTGTGAAAATCTCGGTGGCGCCGACGAACGCATCCGCAATCTCTCCCTTCCCGAACTGCTGCGGCTTTCCTCCTCTCCCCTCAACGTCCTGATCCTCATCAAGGAATACGAAGGGGAAGGGGAGGAATACGTACCGACCCTCGGTATCCCCGACGAGGAATTCGCCAGTCTCAAGAAACACATCACCCGGGAAGAGATCCGGGTCGTGACCCTGGCCAAGCTCAAGTTGCGGCACGATATGTGCCTGTGGGACGTGGGCGCCGGCAGTGGTTCGGTGAGTATCGAGGCCGATCATCTGCTCCCCAACGGCCGCATCTTTGCCATGGAGCGCAACGAGCAGTGCCTCGCCTTTCTCAAGCAGAACCTCAACAAGTTCCACACCCGCCACGTCACCCTCGTTCCCGGCGAGGCCCCCGACTGTTTCGAGGATCTGCCCGATCCCGACCGGGTCTTCATCGGCGGCTCGGGGGGGAATCTCTTCCGCATCCTCGAAGCCGTCGACACCCGGCTCCCCGCCGAAGGGCGCATCGTCATCAACGCCATCACCCTGGAAACCCTCACCGCCGCCACCGAGTTCTTCGAGAACGCCGGCTATCAGGTCGAGGTCACAACCATCAACATCGCCCGCACCCGGCCGCTGACCGAGTACAAGATGTTCGAGGCCTATAACCCGGTCTACATCATCGTCGGCGAAAAGGGTTAA
- the cobS gene encoding adenosylcobinamide-GDP ribazoletransferase, with translation MKRLWEEFRIAGGFLTVFPVADDLSGDPERLGRSMAFWPAIGLLMGLGLVAMDQALTSLIPRAVVDSLLVLTMIAITGAIHLDGIADLSDGLARGKDREGVLRIMKESRVGAIGVISLVMVLLLKYVILHNVPVQLKTQVLIFMPMAGRWTQVLLAAFNNCIRSGTRAGGEFVDYVGKREFFIASATFAVATLVLFALQGLVVLLIFGLVGVLLLRYFQHRLGGVTGDVLGAGNEVMEIFALLLIHLLRHA, from the coding sequence ATGAAACGACTCTGGGAAGAATTTCGCATCGCCGGCGGCTTTCTGACTGTTTTTCCGGTGGCCGACGATCTCTCCGGGGATCCGGAACGCCTCGGGCGCAGCATGGCCTTTTGGCCCGCCATCGGCCTGCTCATGGGGTTGGGACTGGTGGCCATGGATCAGGCCCTGACGTCCCTCATCCCCCGGGCGGTGGTCGACAGTCTGCTGGTGCTGACGATGATCGCCATCACCGGGGCGATCCATCTCGACGGTATCGCCGACCTCAGCGACGGTCTGGCCCGGGGCAAGGATCGCGAGGGGGTCTTGCGCATCATGAAGGAAAGCCGGGTCGGCGCGATCGGGGTGATCAGCCTGGTCATGGTGCTGCTGCTCAAGTATGTGATCCTGCATAACGTGCCGGTGCAGCTCAAGACCCAGGTTCTGATCTTTATGCCGATGGCCGGGCGCTGGACACAGGTGCTGCTCGCCGCGTTCAACAACTGCATCCGCTCCGGTACCAGAGCCGGCGGGGAGTTTGTCGACTACGTCGGCAAGCGCGAGTTTTTTATCGCTTCGGCGACCTTCGCTGTGGCGACCCTGGTTCTCTTCGCACTGCAGGGGTTGGTGGTACTGCTCATCTTCGGCCTGGTTGGAGTGCTGCTGCTGCGTTATTTCCAGCATCGGCTGGGGGGTGTTACCGGCGATGTTCTCGGGGCGGGGAACGAAGTCATGGAGATCTTTGCCCTGCTGCTGATTCATCTGCTCCGGCACGCATGA
- a CDS encoding cobalt-precorrin 5A hydrolase, producing the protein MNLAIVAITDAGARLVRRIAARVGDCAFYLPERLRETDGGHYFETPLGEVLPELFARHRELVCLLPMGVVVRLLAPHLRGKALDPAVVVMDEAGNFAVSLLAGHRGEGNALARKMAGITGGRAVVTTSGDGDGPSTWDEAARQAGLVLEPAANLKNLNDLLLHGERIALVDRRGRIAHDFIEVPGVELAETFSAALNSGAAGMVFVTHRLVPNLDRIPNLLLLRPRDLVLGIGCSRNVSAEEIERAVRWELERAFLALPSVACLATNAEGAEEPGLCEFARRFELPIESCETATSGGGCFSLDARSGGMGDCEAAALFSSRGGRLLVAKKKHGQVILAIASKNDSGGG; encoded by the coding sequence TTGAATCTCGCCATTGTCGCCATCACCGATGCGGGGGCGCGGTTGGTCCGGCGAATCGCCGCCCGGGTCGGCGATTGCGCCTTTTATCTGCCGGAGAGGTTGCGGGAAACGGACGGCGGGCACTATTTCGAGACGCCGTTGGGCGAGGTTTTGCCGGAGCTTTTTGCGCGCCATCGGGAACTGGTCTGTCTTTTGCCGATGGGGGTTGTGGTCCGCCTGCTCGCCCCCCACCTGCGCGGCAAGGCCCTCGACCCGGCGGTGGTGGTGATGGACGAAGCGGGGAATTTCGCCGTCAGCCTTCTGGCCGGCCATCGCGGCGAGGGGAACGCGCTGGCGCGGAAAATGGCGGGGATCACCGGCGGGCGGGCGGTCGTCACCACTTCCGGCGATGGCGACGGCCCGTCGACCTGGGATGAGGCGGCCCGTCAGGCGGGTCTGGTACTGGAACCGGCGGCCAACCTGAAAAATCTCAATGATCTGTTGCTGCATGGGGAACGGATCGCCCTGGTTGACCGGCGGGGGCGCATCGCCCACGATTTCATCGAAGTCCCTGGTGTGGAGCTTGCGGAAACCTTCAGCGCCGCCCTCAACAGTGGCGCGGCGGGGATGGTCTTCGTCACCCATCGGCTGGTGCCCAATCTCGACCGGATACCGAACCTGCTCTTGCTGCGCCCTCGGGATCTGGTGCTGGGTATCGGCTGCAGCCGGAATGTCTCGGCCGAGGAGATCGAGCGGGCGGTGAGGTGGGAGTTGGAGCGGGCCTTTCTGGCGCTGCCGAGCGTGGCCTGTCTGGCGACCAACGCCGAGGGGGCCGAGGAACCCGGGCTCTGCGAGTTTGCCCGGCGCTTCGAACTGCCGATCGAAAGTTGCGAGACCGCCACTTCCGGTGGCGGGTGCTTTTCCTTAGATGCGCGGTCGGGGGGGATGGGGGATTGTGAAGCGGCAGCCCTTTTTTCGTCCCGGGGCGGTCGTTTGCTGGTGGCCAAGAAGAAGCATGGTCAGGTGATTTTGGCGATCGCGTCAAAAAACGATTCCGGCGGGGGATGA
- the cobC gene encoding alpha-ribazole phosphatase, protein MTSAPTRIHLIRHGQVVGFEDKRYNGQGDVPLTAEGLAQYRALLPRLESCPLRAVYSSDLSRCLQGAQLLAASHGLTPMATAELRELHIGEWEGLTWKELQARYPQEWQARLADIVHYRVPGGETLLDLAARLRPALRRILDRHPGEEVLVVGHGGVNRVLLLDAIGAPLDRLFRIEQNYGCHNIIDYSPDGTAVVKLLNG, encoded by the coding sequence ATGACCAGCGCACCCACCCGCATCCACCTCATCCGCCACGGCCAGGTCGTGGGGTTTGAAGATAAACGCTACAACGGCCAGGGGGATGTGCCGCTCACCGCCGAAGGGCTGGCCCAGTACCGGGCGCTGCTCCCCCGTCTGGAGAGTTGCCCGCTGCGCGCCGTCTACAGCAGCGATCTGAGCCGCTGCCTGCAAGGGGCGCAACTCCTTGCCGCGTCCCACGGCCTGACTCCGATGGCGACCGCCGAGCTGCGTGAGCTGCATATCGGCGAATGGGAAGGGCTGACCTGGAAGGAGTTGCAGGCTCGCTATCCACAGGAATGGCAGGCGCGCCTTGCCGACATCGTCCACTACCGGGTTCCGGGCGGGGAAACCCTCCTCGATCTCGCGGCGCGACTGCGCCCGGCCCTGCGCCGCATCCTCGACCGGCATCCCGGGGAAGAGGTGCTGGTGGTGGGGCACGGCGGCGTCAACCGGGTTCTCCTTCTCGACGCCATCGGCGCCCCCCTCGACCGGCTTTTCCGCATCGAACAGAATTACGGCTGTCACAATATCATCGACTACTCTCCCGACGGCACCGCCGTGGTGAAGCTGCTCAACGGCTAG